The Liquorilactobacillus nagelii DSM 13675 DNA window TTTTGCTCAGTCAAATTCTTCATTAAAAAAAAACACCTCCCTTAACAATTTTATTTTACCGCCAACCAAAAAACATCGCCGGATCTATGTCTGACGATGTCCTAAGAACTATCTTACTGAAAAGCATACTCATTAATTACCTGCTGACATTTTTAATTTTTACTTATTTGGTCTTTACCTGAATTATCAAGTATCCAATCTTTCACTACTTAAGAAAAACTAATTCCTTCATGGTTGATAATTCAGTTGAAAACCTATATCCTTCAATCGAAAAACTTTTCAAATCAACTACTTTTCTAATCTCATTTTCAACAATAAACCGTACCATATTGCCCCGAGCACGTTTAGCTGCTGTTGCCAATTGTCGCAACTTTCCATTGTGAGCTTCTTTAAAAACACACGTAACCCAATTATCATCTGGACGTAAATATTTTTCAATTGTCTTTGCATATTCTTTAGATGCAAGGTTAACGACCGGTTCATGAGAGCTAAACAGTTCTCGATATAATTTATCGCCCCAAAAATCATATAAATTTCTGAATTCTCGTAAATGAATCTTAGCCTGCATCTCTAATCGATAAGGTTTTATTCCCTCCATCGCCCTTAAAAGGCCATAAAATCCAGAAAGAATATATAAATCATTTTGACAGCGCCTTAGTGCTTTTTCTGTAAACAACTGTGGCCCCATTGCCTGAAATTGAATTCCATTGTAACTCATGACGGCAGGTGTTAAAACTGGTTCTGTCAAAATCAAAGTTTTTATATTTTGCCAATTAAGCTGAACAAGTTTGTCACTACAGCGCCAAACCTGTTTAAGTTCAAGATAACTCAGCGATTGAAGCCAGTTTAACAGTTGCTGCGTATCCGCTAAGAACTGCGGTTGTCCAATGTAGTCAAAGTCGTCATCAACTACCATTTTTTTGGCAGGAGAAATAACTATTTTCATATCTATTGCTACTGATAACTCATAAAAGGTTATAGATTATTCTTGCCTCTTTCCTACCCTGCCTCGTCAAAAATTCACTAATACAGTTGCTATGATAGTCCATAAGCGTAAATTTCCGACTAGCCATCGGTACATACTTTGAGGCCTTCTTGGCTACTCACTGTGGTTTGGTTCTCACCACAGTAAAAATAAACTTATTTTGATAATCTTTCTGAATGTTTTGAAGATGTTAATATCAGCCTTGCACTTTAAGCTGCGTTTTGGCTAGATTTAAATCAGTAGCAGATTTCCCTTCTTTCTGTTTTCTAGCCTTAAGTGCAAGATACTGGCGGGACATTTTTCTTTGCAGTCTTCTAAAACGCTTTCTAACACATCTTACTTGACTGCTTTTGTTCTTATTATGATACAAAGTACTATCATTAGGATAGCAAATCCTTTTAAACCAAGGTCAATCCCAATAGGATCACCTATCAACTCTGGATTTACTAAATCAGCTTGTTCAACTAAACAGGTTAAATAATACCTTCCTGCATGGAATTTGATTCTCCCTTGCTGATTATAAAATGTTCTGAATCAGTAGGAAGATAGCCAAATTTTTTTAGCGTATCCAGCCAAGTCTTGGTAGTTTAATACGATAACACTCGCAAACAATAATTTGTGTCTTACTATTCTTAACAAAATAATAACTTTCTTGACTTCATTTAAACGAACGCCAATGAGGAAAACAGCTTTGCTTCCTAAAGAACCATTTCATTGAGGTATCAGCATCAATAATTGACTTAGTATACAAGTCTTTAACCCAAAACTTTCAAATAGTCTTCCTCAATGTGTAGCAACTATTCGTTTGGCTGGTAATTTTCCAATTTCTTATGGTAGTAGTAATTATCCCTAAAAATTCCGCCATTCCTTTTGGTTTCATAATAGATCATCTCAGTAATAGTATAATATTTTATAACTACTTGTAGATAATTACATTAAATTAATTGATATTTATTGCCCGTTCGCTAAATTATTTACGCTCTACTTGTGGATTCTGATTTTCTAAAATGTTTTGTTTGATTAGTTTAATGATTTGCTGGTTTTGAGGCAAATCCGAATGCTCAGTATTATTCCCAGTAACTGTAATTCGAGTATAGTGGGCTACCTGTCCTTGAAAAATATATTTTCCAGTTGCCACACTTTCAGCCGATACCAAACCATCCGTTGTATAATTGATACTTCCATTTATTGAATAGACAGTTAAATGCTTTGGTAATTTTTTCCTCCCGTTTATCAGTTCTTTTAAAATATTAGTTTGTTTCTTGGGATTACGTTCTTTAAAATTATAAGGGGTTCCAATGGTCATTAAGCGATCAATCGAAAACCGATTTTGATTAAAGTATTTTTCTAGATATAGTGTCCAAATTAAGCCACCATTTGAATGGCCGATACCTGAAAAACGATTAAATCCATATATTTTCTCAAGCTGGTTAACAGCGATATTCATCCAAGCGGCCTGACGCTGCACCGGTTGATATCCATCTGCATTGTCTGCAAATGCAATCACCATAAATGGTCGATGATCATGATTCAATAGTTTGCCACTAATCCGCAATTTATTATTCCGTTCAACCGTTACTTTAATCAAGCTATGCGGTCGAGCTGATCCTTGATTAATAATTTTCACTAAACTATCAAAACGATTTTGTGTTGCACTAGACCCCGGCACCATAATTACTGGGTCAAGCGCCGAACGATGAGCAGCTCGATCTGATTTAACTTCTTTTTTCATCCAAATTGCTGAAGGAATCCCTAGAATTACTGTAATTATAATTAAACTGATTAACCAGATTAAATTTCTTTTTTTAAGCAAATGTTGCCGCCTCCTTTAATGTTTGACGGCTAAGAGTTGCTTTAACAAATGGATAATATATCAGCATACTAATTAGCAAAAGTAACAATGTAAACACTAAAACTCGCCAGCTACCATCAGTCCCCATAAAAGCACCCAAAAGAGCCGGAGTGCTATTCGGAATTGGATATACTGCCGGTGGTAAGAAATTAAAATTAATTGCTGCTGCTGCTAACCAAATGCTGGCCAGCGGAGCTAACAGCAATGGGCATAAAAGTTGCCAGTTAAAAAAGATGGGTAAACCTGCCAAAAAGCCACTATTTAAATTAAAAAAGACTGGAATAATGTTAAGTTTAGCAATTTTTTGTTGTTGCTGCTTTCCAACTAATAATACTACTAATAATAATGCTAACAGTTGACTCGTGCCACCTAACAAAGCATAAGACCCTAAAAGACTATGCAAGTTAAGCGGTTGAGGTAAATCCTTCAAACTATTCTTAGTTAATGCAGCAGCTAAATTAACACTATTAGCTGCATCATCACTAAAATCAGCCGCAATATTTCCCGGACTAATTGCCCCAACCCATAATAATAATGTATTTAAAATCGATTGACCGCTGGCGGTTACTATTCCTGGCAATTGATAGTTACCTAAACTCAGCCGACTTAAACTACTTGCAATAAACCAATGATCATATTGTAAAAAATGATTTACCTCTCGAATTAAACCACCTTCAAGTAATGCCGCTAAAGTAATTTGCCAAAGTTGTAACGTCCAATTTTTACGCTTAAATAACCGATGCAAGCCGTAGCAAGTCCCAGCACCTAATAATCCGACAAGAATTGACTCAAGCAAAGTTGCTTGCCCACCTAACCAGTTAAGACCAGCACCAATTGAAAAGATTCGATGCGAATAACTAATCGTCAATAATAATAAAACTGCCGCTAAAGAACTCTGCAACATTTCTGAGCGATTACTTACAATACTACGGCACTGTTGCATTTGAAAAGATGCCGTTGTCATGCATAAAAATAGCAAAAATGCACTAAAACAGATTTGACTTAAAGCACTTGTAGCTGCAGCTACTTCAATTAACCAGTGCCATTTCCGCAAATTAAGTATTTGGTAAAAAAAACTACTTGGCTGCAAACAACTGCTATTTAAAGCTTCAAAAAATAGGCCTAATACTAATAATGGTGCACTTAACTGCAAGCTTTGCCAACAACTTTGACGCCAATGTATTAAAAAAATAAATTTTTTTCTCAATTTAAAACAATGAAAACTCATTG harbors:
- the yaaA gene encoding peroxide stress protein YaaA, yielding MKIVISPAKKMVVDDDFDYIGQPQFLADTQQLLNWLQSLSYLELKQVWRCSDKLVQLNWQNIKTLILTEPVLTPAVMSYNGIQFQAMGPQLFTEKALRRCQNDLYILSGFYGLLRAMEGIKPYRLEMQAKIHLREFRNLYDFWGDKLYRELFSSHEPVVNLASKEYAKTIEKYLRPDDNWVTCVFKEAHNGKLRQLATAAKRARGNMVRFIVENEIRKVVDLKSFSIEGYRFSTELSTMKELVFLK
- a CDS encoding alpha/beta hydrolase, with product MLKKRNLIWLISLIIITVILGIPSAIWMKKEVKSDRAAHRSALDPVIMVPGSSATQNRFDSLVKIINQGSARPHSLIKVTVERNNKLRISGKLLNHDHRPFMVIAFADNADGYQPVQRQAAWMNIAVNQLEKIYGFNRFSGIGHSNGGLIWTLYLEKYFNQNRFSIDRLMTIGTPYNFKERNPKKQTNILKELINGRKKLPKHLTVYSINGSINYTTDGLVSAESVATGKYIFQGQVAHYTRITVTGNNTEHSDLPQNQQIIKLIKQNILENQNPQVERK